The following are from one region of the Takifugu rubripes chromosome 12, fTakRub1.2, whole genome shotgun sequence genome:
- the cldn35 gene encoding claudin-9: protein MVNTGTQLISFTCAVTGWIMAIAVTALPQWKVSAFIGSNILTSEIKWEGIWMSCIYQTTGHMQCKTYDSMLSLPPDIQAARALMCVAIFMGWLSCTVSCCGMKCTTCAGDDRRAKAAIALSGGVLFILTGLCVLIPISWTANTVVQDFYNPNVPPMHKRELGQAVYLGWAAAVMLMISGAVLSSTCPLIERGGRYRRGYVGRSFANSPASASDFPKPITSNSLPLKEYV, encoded by the coding sequence ATGGTGAACACCGGCACACAGCTGATCAGCTTCACCTGCGCCGTGACGGGCTGGATTATGGCCATCGCCGTCACCGCGCTGCCGCAGTGGAAGGTCTCGGCCTTCATCGGCAGCAACATCTTGACCTCTGAGATCAAGTGGGAGGGCATCTGGATGAGCTGCATCTACCAGACCACCGGCCACATGCAGTGCAAGACCTACGACTCCATGCTGAGCCTCCCTCCGGATATCCAGGCGGCACGTGCGCTCATGTGCGTGGCCATCTTCATGGGCTGGCTCTCCTGCACCGTGTCCTGCTGTGGCATGAAATGCACCACCTGCGCCGGCGATGACCGCCGTGCCAAGGCGGCCATCGCTCTCTCAGGTGGGGTTCTTTTCATCCTCACCGGCCTGTGCGTGCTCATTCCCATTTCCTGGACCGCCAACACAGTCGTGCAGGACTTCTACAATCCCAACGTGCCCCCGATGCACAAACGGGAGCTGGGCCAGGCCGTGTATCTGGGGTGGGCCGCGGCCGTCATGCTGATGATCAGCGGAGCCGTGCTGAGCAGCACCTGCCCCCTCATCGAGAGGGGGGGCCGGTACCGCAGGGGCTACGTCGGCCGGAGCTTTGCTAATTCTCCAGCGTCGGCATCTGACTTCCCGAAACCCATCACATCGAACAGTCTGCCGCTAAAGGAGTACGTGTAA
- the airim gene encoding AFG2-interacting ribosome maturation factor: MSSPALPLIHQALRKSFQRLESSQKVWASVLAECSPLIASVGNLAEQLRALSSLHLPSTPLNVFPDLEDRLRFKLLHAVDTALVRLNEQMCSLQSVRDSFSNQVSAVFQLYEQNRDSLDASTVMERSAMAPSICDMMGWLQDAEHHYRQQFVRRKALLQTLRADELSLLESSPKRWKSLESPSMEENITDALDKVSFFIEE, from the exons ATGTCCAGTCCTGCCCTCCCTTTAATCCACCAAGCGCTGAGGAAAAGCTTTCAGAGGCTCGAAAGCAGCCAGAAAGTTTGGGCGAGCGTGTTAGCCGAATGCAGCCCCCTGATCGCGTCCGTCGGTAATCTGGCCGAGCAGCTGCGAGCTCTGTCCAGCCTCCATCTTCCCAGCACACCGCTCAATGTCTTCCCTGACCTGGAGGATCGGCTACGTTTCAAGCTTTTACATGCCGTTGACACAGCGCTGGTCAGACTCAATGAGCAGAT GTGTTCTCTACAGTCTGTTCGAGACTCCTTCAGTAACCAGGTCTCTGCAGTCTTCCAGCTGTACGAGCAGAACAGAGACAGTCTGGATGCCAGCACAGTGATGGAGCGATCAGCCATGGCTCCATCCATCTGCGACATGATGGGCTGGCTGCAGGATGCCGAGCACCATTATAGGCAACA atttgtgaggagaaaagctCTTCTGCAGACTCTGAGAGCAGACGAACTCTCCCTTTTAGAGTCTTCTCCCAAAAGATGGAAGTCTCTGGAGTCTCCCAGCATGGAAGAAAATATCACCG ATGCACTTGACAAAGTTTCGTTCTTTATTGAGGAGTAA
- the cdca8 gene encoding borealin isoform X2 produces MAPRKRTTRQHKVDPKMAKLEAFLQDFDCEVETRVRLMKEKLKQLLKDVDNSYDMALLKMPKAIRQSSWLEHYKSEKPKSPLVDNTKREEEAATVDSVMVEDHAVLLKSVKKTKKNGGARSSSDDENVPRTTRKGRTTKKPPSTSKRAKALSVTSQNTSIRRSNRRPLVTPARNMMDSSLMMGATPLFTPRFDPRLPKTPAVRVPRHKERVYSISVNGSPIAGGNEDIVINIPSGNGESLQLLASQINTVDLSQLDQTALKSIRLLQNHLSTLCGQSE; encoded by the exons ATGGCTCCCAGGAAAAGGACCACCAGGCAGCACAAAGTGGATCCGAAGATGGCCAAGCTGGAGGCGTTCCTGCAGGACTTTGATTGTGAAG TGGAGACCCGAGTTCGACTGATGAAAGAGAAGctcaaacagctgctgaaaGATGTGGACAACAGCTACGACATGGCGCTGTTGAAGATGCCCAAAGCCATCAGGCAGTCGTCCTGGTTGGAACACTACA AGTCTGAAAAGCCCAAATCTCCCCTGGTGGATAACACAAAG agagaggaggaggctgctaCTGTGGACAGTGTGATGGTGGAGGATCACGCAGTGCTGCTGAAATCTGTCAAGAAAA caaagaaaaatgGTGGCGCCAGATCCAGTTCAGACGACGAAAACGTCCCGAGAACGACCAGGAAG GGGAGAACGACGAAGAAACCTCCGAGTACGTCGAAGCGGGCGAAGGCGCTGTCGGTCACCTCGCAGAACACCTCCATCAGACG GTCCAACAGACGGCCCCTGGTCACACCAGCCAGGAACATGATGGATTCCTCTCTGATGATGGGGGCCACCCCACTTTTCACCCCCCGCTTTGACCCCAG GCTTCCCAAGACCCCCGCTGTGAGAGTTCCCCGTCACAAGGAACGGGTCTACAGCATTTCGGTCAACGGTTCTCCCATCGCCGGGGGAAACGAGGACATTGTCATCAACATCCCCAGCGGCAACGGAGAG AGCCTCCAGCTGTTGGCCAGCCAGATCAACACGGTGGACCTGTCACAGCTGGACCAGACTGCTCTGAAGAGCATCCGGCTGCTGCAG AATCACCTCTCGACCCTGTGTGGACAATCCGAGTGA
- the cdca8 gene encoding borealin isoform X1: MAPRKRTTRQHKVDPKMAKLEAFLQDFDCEVETRVRLMKEKLKQLLKDVDNSYDMALLKMPKAIRQSSWLEHYKSEKPKSPLVDNTKREEEAATVDSVMVEDHAVLLKSVKKTAKKNGGARSSSDDENVPRTTRKGRTTKKPPSTSKRAKALSVTSQNTSIRRSNRRPLVTPARNMMDSSLMMGATPLFTPRFDPRLPKTPAVRVPRHKERVYSISVNGSPIAGGNEDIVINIPSGNGESLQLLASQINTVDLSQLDQTALKSIRLLQNHLSTLCGQSE; encoded by the exons ATGGCTCCCAGGAAAAGGACCACCAGGCAGCACAAAGTGGATCCGAAGATGGCCAAGCTGGAGGCGTTCCTGCAGGACTTTGATTGTGAAG TGGAGACCCGAGTTCGACTGATGAAAGAGAAGctcaaacagctgctgaaaGATGTGGACAACAGCTACGACATGGCGCTGTTGAAGATGCCCAAAGCCATCAGGCAGTCGTCCTGGTTGGAACACTACA AGTCTGAAAAGCCCAAATCTCCCCTGGTGGATAACACAAAG agagaggaggaggctgctaCTGTGGACAGTGTGATGGTGGAGGATCACGCAGTGCTGCTGAAATCTGTCAAGAAAA cagcaaagaaaaatgGTGGCGCCAGATCCAGTTCAGACGACGAAAACGTCCCGAGAACGACCAGGAAG GGGAGAACGACGAAGAAACCTCCGAGTACGTCGAAGCGGGCGAAGGCGCTGTCGGTCACCTCGCAGAACACCTCCATCAGACG GTCCAACAGACGGCCCCTGGTCACACCAGCCAGGAACATGATGGATTCCTCTCTGATGATGGGGGCCACCCCACTTTTCACCCCCCGCTTTGACCCCAG GCTTCCCAAGACCCCCGCTGTGAGAGTTCCCCGTCACAAGGAACGGGTCTACAGCATTTCGGTCAACGGTTCTCCCATCGCCGGGGGAAACGAGGACATTGTCATCAACATCCCCAGCGGCAACGGAGAG AGCCTCCAGCTGTTGGCCAGCCAGATCAACACGGTGGACCTGTCACAGCTGGACCAGACTGCTCTGAAGAGCATCCGGCTGCTGCAG AATCACCTCTCGACCCTGTGTGGACAATCCGAGTGA